GCGGGATAAAGTAGAGGCACTTGGCTACGGTACGGTGTCCGAATCAGTTGATCTGAACATCACCGGTATGACGTGTGCTGCCTGTTCCGCACGGATTGAAAAAGGTCTTTCCCGACTACCCGGGGTATCTCAGGCGAATGTGAATCTGGCGCTGGAGACAGGGCATATCGAATATGCCGCGGGCTCATTGAAACCTTCGGATATTACTGCCAAGATCAAGCAGATGGGCTATGGTGCTGAACTCCAATTGACCCAAGAAGAGACCACATCTGTTCGTGAACGTGAGCTGCAACGCAAAAAGTGGAAATGGATGATATCGGCATTGTTATCGATTCCTTTGCTGTGGGCAATGGTTGGGCATTTCTCGTTCACATCCGGAATCTATGTACCCGAGCTGTTCATGAACCCTTGGTTCCAACTGCTGCTGGCAACACCGGTACAGTTCGTGATTGGGTGGCAGTTCTATATAGGAGCGTACAAAGCACTTCGCAACCGCAGCGCGAATATGGATGTTCTTGTCGCACTGGGTACCAGCGCAGCGTTTTTCTATAGTCTGTATCTGACGTTATCCAGTGGGTACTTGCCTTTTGCGTCGGTGGATCATGGTGCAATGGGAACGGGCACAGCCGCCATGCCTTCGGTAGAACTCTATTATGAGACAAGTGCAATTCTGATTACGTTAATTCTACTGGGAAAATGGTTGGAAGCTGTGGCGAAAGGTCGCTCTTCACAGGCGATCAAAAGCCTGATTGAACTGGCTCCACGTGAAGCTCGTGTCATTCGGGACGGACAGGAAGTGTTGGTTCCTGCTGCATATGTTGCGGTGGGCGAACTGATCCTGGTGAAGCCGGGGGATAGCATTCCGGTGGATGGCATCGTTGAAGAAGGGCAATCCTCAGTAGATGAATCCATGCTAAGTGGAGAGAGCCTTCCCGTGGATAAAAAACCAGGAGATCCCGTTACAGGTGCTACGTTGAACAAAAACGGGGTATTACGACTTCGTGCGACACGAGTAGGCTCGGACACGGCTTTGTCCCAGATTATCAAAGTAGTTGAGCAAGCACAGGGCTCCAAAGCGCCGATTCAGCGGATTGCAGATGTTATATCAGGCATATTTGTTCCGATTGTCGTCGGCATAGCTGCATTGACATTCTTGATTTGGTATCTGTTTGCAAGTCCGGGTGACTTCGCTGGTTCCCTTGAAAAAGCGATTGCCGTGCTCGTCATTGCCTGTCCATGTGCACTGGGGCTGGCCACGCCGACCTCAATCATGGCTGGATCAGGCCGTGCTGCTGAGTACGGCATTCTGTTCAAAGGCGGCGAACATCTGGAGTCCGCACAACAGATTCAGAACGTGGTGCTCGACAAAACAGGTACAGTGACTCAAGGTAAACCCGTGCTTACCGATGTTATCACGGCTCCGAATTGGACGGAATCCGATCTGCTTGAGCGTGTGGGAGCGGCTGAACAGAGTTCCGAGCATCCGCTGGCAGAGGCGATTGTTGCGGGTATCCGTGCCAAAGGCCTGGAGCTGACCCCAACAGAGAAGTTCGAGAACATACCGGGATACGGCGTGCGAGCATCATTAAAAGGGCAGGAAATTCTGGTCGGCACACGGCGGTTGCTTGCGGATGAACAGGTGAATGTCTCTGAGGAAACCGTTCAGCAGATGAACCGTCTGGAAGAGCAGGGACGTACAGCGATGCTGGTAGCGGTGGATGGTCAGTGGGCAGGGATCGTGGCTGTGGCTGATACCATCAAGGATACTTCTCGTGAAGCCATCGGTCGTCTTCAAGCGATGGGGATCGATGTCATTATGATCACGGGAGACAATGAGCGGACTGCTCGCGCTGTAGCAGAACAGGCAGGGATCGGTAAAGTTTTGGCTGAGGTTCTGCCGGAAGGCAAAGCAACGGAAGTGAAGAAACTTCAGGAGAGTGGCCTGAAAGTTGCGATGGTAGGTGACGGCATTAATGATGCTCCGGCACTTGCTACTGCTGATATTGGGATGGCCATCGGAACAGGAACGGATGTAGCGATGGAAGCGGCGGATATTACCTTGATGCGTGGTGATCTGAACAGCATTGCAGATGCGATTGAGATGAGCCGGCGCACGATGGGTAACATCAAACAAAACTTATTCTGGGCACTCGGATACAACGTTATTGGTATTCCCATTGCGGCAGTTGGCTTCCTGGCCCCATGGCTGGCAGGGGCGGCGATGGCGTTCAGCTCCGTGTCGGTTGTACTGAATTCCCTGCGTTTGCAACGCATGAAGCTGAAGAGGAATGATTGATTGATCTTTGTTTACAGATATATTCAAAGCCTCATTGTATTAAAGTGAGGATAATACATGCGCGGTTCGCTAAAGGCGGGCCGTGTTTTTTGTTGAGAAAAACAGTTTGAATTGTCAGAGAGATGCGACCTGAATCGTTGATATGGATGTTCTTTTCTATGGAGAAAAGTTAGCATGATGCTCTTTTATGAAAATGGATTAAATGCATTCATGAATAAAGCTTATATTTTCTGAATATTTCAAAAATGAGTTGACAATATGGTCATATTCACATAAAATTTAAACGATCGTTTGATTCAAACAACTGTTTAAATCAAATTAGAACTATTTTGAGTAATGGAGGACACCTTTTATGTTGCAGGCTTTACGTACATTGTTTAAAAAACCGCCAGTGATTGTAGGGATCGTAACAGCACTTATGTTCCAAGTGATCTTTAGCGTGATCTGGATGACCGCATATTCTGGAGTAAATGACCGTGCCAAAGAATTGACGGTTGCGATTGTGAACGAGGATGGCGAAATGTCCAAAGGAATCGCGGATTCGCTCGCAGGAACACTGCCTTTCCATACCGTATCCAATCTGAGTGCAGCTGAAGCGTTGGATCAGCTGAATCATCACAAAGTACACATGGTGCTGGATATCCCGGCTGGATTTAACGAATTGCTTCAAACGGCTGGCTCAACTGCCGAGATTAAATACACCATTAATGAAGCGAACCCGGTTACGATCAAAAGCATGATGCAAGGTGTATCACAAAGTGTGACAAACACGATTAACAAACAAGCTACAGCACAAGGGGTACAAACGGTACTCACCGCTTCGGGTGCACCTGCTGATCAGGCTGCTGAAGCTGCTACGAACCTGGCTACCCGAGTGGAAGGAACAACAACGTCTATCAACCCGGTTAACGGGATGAATAATCAGATGGTGCCGATGATGATGGTACTGGCTTCCTATGTAGGTGCCATGATCATGGGGATGAACCTTCAGACAGCCATGGGTATGCTGTCATCTACCTATTCCCGCTTGACTTTGTTTGGCGCGAGAGTCGTCATTAACGTGGGTTCTGCATTGGTCGTTTCCTTGCTGGGATCATCGCTGATCGTGGCACTGGGAGGACAGATTGCACAAGGATTCGTTGCATTCTGGTTGTTCCAGGCACTCTTCCTATGTACGTTCATGTTCTTCTCCCAGTTCTTCCTGATCTGCTTTGGACCGGCAGGAAGTCTGTTCAACATCATCTCACTGTCCTTGCAGCTGGTATCCTCCGGTGCAATGGTACCGCGTGAATTGCTGAACAGCTTCTATAGCGGCATTGGGCAGTATCTGCCTGCAACATACGCCGTTCAGGGTATTCTGAGCGTGCAGTTGGGAGGCCCAGGAGTTCAGTCTGCTGCGGGCTCTATCGTGATTGTACTGTTGGTTGCCGTTGCGTTGTCATTGGTCGTGACGTTGTTGAAAAAACAACGTATGCCAGCTATGGCTCCAAGCCCTGCTCAAGCAAACAACTAATGCAGCAGATGCATACCATTGCATCATAGGATAGGACAAGCACCCCGATGATTTTCATCGGGGTGCTTGGTGTAATATAATAGACAGATGAATCGCTGGCTGCAGCCCTTGAGCTGGAGCGAATGAGATGAACGGACAAGAGGGAGCGGGACGGAATGACGGAACCGGAGTTGGATATCAAAACGAGGATATTGCTTGCAGCCAAGAAGCTTTTTGCACAGCAAGGGTATGACGGGACGAGTGTTCGTCAAATATGTGATGAGGCAGGTGCCAATGTGTCGCTGGTGTCTTATCATTTTGGCGGCAAAGAAAAGGTGTTCGAGGCATTATTTGAACATTTCTTCCCCGATCATATGATGAACTCGCTGGCTGAAGAGTCCATGTCCTCGCCTGTGGAAGGTATCCGACGAATTATTGGTGAAGTTGTGAAGTTCACGATGACAGATCGGGAGATGAGCGATATTGTGCAGCTTGAAATTACACTGCGTACACATCGCACAGCTACCGTATTTCGTTTTCTGGACCCCGTCTGGACACGTGTGAGGGAACTGCTGCAAGAAGGAAAAGACCAGGGATTGTTCCAAATCGAGTCTGTATCTTATGCAATGCTCCAGGTTATGGGTGTGGCTTTGGCGCACAAACGGGCCAAGAATTCACGATTTGGCTTTGATTATCAACATATGAATACAGACGAGCTCGCGGAGCAGACAATTGAGTTCGTACTTCGAGGATTGGGAGTGAACCGCCATGAATGAGACCATTGAGTTGATGATGAAACACCGTTCTGTACGAAAATTTAAGCCAGACCCGGTAAGTGATGAGCAGCTTGCAGCCATTGTATCGGCAGGGCAGATGGCTTCCTCTTCAAGTAGTGTACAAGCTTATACCGTGATTGCTGTGACTGAATCGCAGCAAAAAGCCAAGCTGGCTGAACTGGCAGGCAATCAGGCCTACGTCAATGAATGTCCCGTGTTTCTCGTGTGGTGTGCTGACCTTTATCGGCTGAGTGATGCTGCGAAACGTCATCTTCCTGAGAAGGAATCGTATGCCGATTCGACCGAGAATTTCATGGTAGCCACGATTGATGCTGCACTGGCTTCCCAGAATGCTGCTCTTGCCGCCGAGTCCCTTGGATTCGGAATCGTATATATTGGCGGGCTTCGTACCCGGATAGAAGAAGTCGCTGAGCTGTTGGGATTGCCGGAGGGGGTATATCCGGTGTACGGCATGTGTATTGGTGTTGCAGATCAGGAAACGGGAATTCGGCCACGTCTGCCGCTGGATGCAGTCCTGCATCATAATCGTTATAATGCCGAGCAGAGCATCAAAGGTGTTGAGCAGTATGATGAGACTACAACCGCGTACATGAAAGAACGGACCAATGGAGAACGAACGACCCCATGGTCCGAACTGATGGCGAAGCGTCTGACTGAGCCGGCACGTTTGCAGGTGAGACCGTTCCTGGAAGGCAAGGGATTTTTGAAGCGTTAAGTTGAACGGAAGGTAAAAATTTAGTTCAACTGATTTATATAGTAGACTAGAAGTCAGTCGGTGGCGAAGCCGACTGGCTTCTTTGTGCTGTGCTGGCAGGGCAAGTGAGTGTGCTTGCTGCTACCAGACTGTAATCAAGTTAGGCCGTAGAAACGCTTTGTATTCTGATAAAAGAGACGGGCGGCCCGTTCGGTTCCCATGCCGGTGATCTCACTCCATGCCTGAATGACTTGTCTGGTCATGGCAGGGTGTGTCATTCGTCCCTGGAACGGCCCTTCGAAGGGCCAAGGTCCGTCGGTCTCGGCCATCACTTGTTCTGATGGATATTGCCGGGCGAGTTCACGAATCTCTTCTTCATACCGAATATCCGGCGTGAAAGAGATGAAATAACCGTTGTCCGCCATGCGCCTTACGGTTTGGCGAGAACCTTTGAACCAGTGGAAATGAGCGCGTCGGAACTGATATTGCTCCAGCAGATCACAGACGATATCCGCATCATCGTATACCGCATGAAGGACAAGTGGTTTGTTATGCTTTTTGGCAAGTTGGATGAAACGTTCAAGCAGCTTGATATACCCGCTCTGATCGAAGCGCTGTCCTGCTTGCTCCGCTT
The window above is part of the Paenibacillus sp. 1781tsa1 genome. Proteins encoded here:
- a CDS encoding TatD family hydrolase: MNTRRNSLVHSQAFAPLIDAHIHFDQYTPEEQREMLLSFPSQQVEAVIAVSMNLASAQANLELANQHPRTIYPAFGFHPEQELPSAAEMDLFFQWIEKHMGQATAIGEVGLPYYNRLEAEQAGQRFDQSGYIKLLERFIQLAKKHNKPLVLHAVYDDADIVCDLLEQYQFRRAHFHWFKGSRQTVRRMADNGYFISFTPDIRYEEEIRELARQYPSEQVMAETDGPWPFEGPFQGRMTHPAMTRQVIQAWSEITGMGTERAARLFYQNTKRFYGLT
- a CDS encoding heavy metal translocating P-type ATPase — protein: MPPMAEVPGLKTTLHITGMTCAACSTRVEKGLSRMEGVHQANVNLAIEQATVSYDPKTTNVNALRDKVEALGYGTVSESVDLNITGMTCAACSARIEKGLSRLPGVSQANVNLALETGHIEYAAGSLKPSDITAKIKQMGYGAELQLTQEETTSVRERELQRKKWKWMISALLSIPLLWAMVGHFSFTSGIYVPELFMNPWFQLLLATPVQFVIGWQFYIGAYKALRNRSANMDVLVALGTSAAFFYSLYLTLSSGYLPFASVDHGAMGTGTAAMPSVELYYETSAILITLILLGKWLEAVAKGRSSQAIKSLIELAPREARVIRDGQEVLVPAAYVAVGELILVKPGDSIPVDGIVEEGQSSVDESMLSGESLPVDKKPGDPVTGATLNKNGVLRLRATRVGSDTALSQIIKVVEQAQGSKAPIQRIADVISGIFVPIVVGIAALTFLIWYLFASPGDFAGSLEKAIAVLVIACPCALGLATPTSIMAGSGRAAEYGILFKGGEHLESAQQIQNVVLDKTGTVTQGKPVLTDVITAPNWTESDLLERVGAAEQSSEHPLAEAIVAGIRAKGLELTPTEKFENIPGYGVRASLKGQEILVGTRRLLADEQVNVSEETVQQMNRLEEQGRTAMLVAVDGQWAGIVAVADTIKDTSREAIGRLQAMGIDVIMITGDNERTARAVAEQAGIGKVLAEVLPEGKATEVKKLQESGLKVAMVGDGINDAPALATADIGMAIGTGTDVAMEAADITLMRGDLNSIADAIEMSRRTMGNIKQNLFWALGYNVIGIPIAAVGFLAPWLAGAAMAFSSVSVVLNSLRLQRMKLKRND
- a CDS encoding TetR family transcriptional regulator: MTEPELDIKTRILLAAKKLFAQQGYDGTSVRQICDEAGANVSLVSYHFGGKEKVFEALFEHFFPDHMMNSLAEESMSSPVEGIRRIIGEVVKFTMTDREMSDIVQLEITLRTHRTATVFRFLDPVWTRVRELLQEGKDQGLFQIESVSYAMLQVMGVALAHKRAKNSRFGFDYQHMNTDELAEQTIEFVLRGLGVNRHE
- a CDS encoding YhgE/Pip domain-containing protein — encoded protein: MLQALRTLFKKPPVIVGIVTALMFQVIFSVIWMTAYSGVNDRAKELTVAIVNEDGEMSKGIADSLAGTLPFHTVSNLSAAEALDQLNHHKVHMVLDIPAGFNELLQTAGSTAEIKYTINEANPVTIKSMMQGVSQSVTNTINKQATAQGVQTVLTASGAPADQAAEAATNLATRVEGTTTSINPVNGMNNQMVPMMMVLASYVGAMIMGMNLQTAMGMLSSTYSRLTLFGARVVINVGSALVVSLLGSSLIVALGGQIAQGFVAFWLFQALFLCTFMFFSQFFLICFGPAGSLFNIISLSLQLVSSGAMVPRELLNSFYSGIGQYLPATYAVQGILSVQLGGPGVQSAAGSIVIVLLVAVALSLVVTLLKKQRMPAMAPSPAQANN
- the nfsA gene encoding oxygen-insensitive NADPH nitroreductase; translation: MNETIELMMKHRSVRKFKPDPVSDEQLAAIVSAGQMASSSSSVQAYTVIAVTESQQKAKLAELAGNQAYVNECPVFLVWCADLYRLSDAAKRHLPEKESYADSTENFMVATIDAALASQNAALAAESLGFGIVYIGGLRTRIEEVAELLGLPEGVYPVYGMCIGVADQETGIRPRLPLDAVLHHNRYNAEQSIKGVEQYDETTTAYMKERTNGERTTPWSELMAKRLTEPARLQVRPFLEGKGFLKR